One window of Nicotiana tomentosiformis chromosome 11, ASM39032v3, whole genome shotgun sequence genomic DNA carries:
- the LOC138901634 gene encoding uncharacterized protein — protein MRDHIIGEDYELWDIVTDGPLATMKINAEGKEVPKTRADCTTDDLRKLEKNAKAKKWLVYGLGPDEYSRIQRCTTANKIWDTLQVAHEGTPQVKRSKGTRLYSQYENFTMKEGETIQQMYTRFTTLTNELKSLGRVISKEDKDKKILTRVLPVTWESKITAIQESKNIATLRLDELIENLTAYELRR, from the coding sequence atgagagatcacatcataggagaagactatgagctatgggacattgtcacagatggtccactggctaccatGAAAATAAATGCCGAAGGAAAAGAGGTGCCAAAAACACGAGCTGATTGCACTACTGACGACTTGAGAAAAttggagaagaatgctaaagccaaaaaATGGCTTGTTTATGGactcggtccagatgagtacagtagaatTCAAAGATGTACCACTGCTAATAAAATCTGGGATACTTTacaagtggctcatgaaggaacacctcaagtgaagaggtccaAAGGAACACGACTATATTCccaatatgagaatttcaccatgaaggaaggggaaaccatccaacagatgtatacaaggttcaccacattgacaaatgaacttaagtctcttggaagggttATTTCTAAAGAAGACAAAGATaagaagattttgacaagggttctgccagttacttgggagagcaaaatcactgccattcaggaatcaaagaatattgccactcttaggttggatgagctaattgaaAATCttactgcttatgaacttagaaggtaa